The following DNA comes from Lutra lutra chromosome 14, mLutLut1.2, whole genome shotgun sequence.
CTGCCCCTTTGATTTTTACCaaatcattcatttaaataatacCCACACAAATAAAATGTTCATGCTTTCTGGGATTTAGTGCACGACACCATAACGCCAGGAGGAAAGTGTgtaaacaaagacagaaaagcaCGTTTACATGGTTGCACTCAAGGCTTCagccgtgctcagcagggagcaccaACCGCTTCAAACAGCATCTCCCTCGCCCTCCAGCCACGGAGACACCTGCCCTCCCAGTGGCTCCGCCGCCTCGCAGCAGGGGCGACCGAGCACAGCAGCACCTACTGCTGCAGGAAAGCAGCGAACGGGTTATCCGGGCGAAAGGCTCTGGCTTCCCACACCCTCGACCTCCAGCGCACTCTGTCCTGCAGGTGTCACGAGGCGCCCCCCGGGCCGGCCCACTCTCCCCACGTCAACCGCCACCCACCCGCAGTGTCCGCGAGCTTGCCCCTCAGGCCACCCGGACCCCGCGGACCCGCTCAGCCGGCGAGAACTCGGCCGCCCCGAGAACGAGGGACGGCAGAGCCGGGGCGAAGCAGGGGGCTCTCCAGCCCAAGAGCTCCAGGACGCGGGGTCTGGCGTCCCTCCCCGCCCGCGGCACTCCTGCGGGATGCGGGGAACCCCCGGTGAGGGTCGAGCTCCCCCAGTCCGCGCGTCCCTCCCCACACAGCGGACGGCGTCCCCACTCCCGCCCGGTCTCCCGCACACGCCCCGCCGCCCCACGAACCAGAAAGAGAAGCGGAAACGCCTCCGGGAACGGTCACCGCCGCCCTCATCCTGCCGCCGCCTCCACGAGCGTCGCCGCCCGGCAGTCACCGCGGGCATCTCGCAGGCGCCCCCGGACGCGGCGCTTCGGGTCACGGCCCCCGCCCGCGCGGTTCCCAAAGCTCCTGCGGGTCCAGCCCGGCCCTGCCCGCGCCCCCGCCGCGGCCCGGTCGCCGCCAGCACCGCGTCCGGCCCagcggccccgccccgccggcccTCGCCTCACCTGGGCCTCGACGAGGCGCGGGAGGAAGCTCAGGGTGACCAGCAGCTACACTGCGGCCGCCCCCGCCCGGCGCCGGACCGCCGGGTCCCCGGCTCATGCTGACCTCTCCCCACAGCGCGGCCGGCCGGGCCCTTCGGAGCCGGGGAACGGCGGGCGGCCCGGGCGACGACCCAAGGGGACGGCTCCCGGCGGCTGAGAGGCTCCAGGGTCAGAGGTCCGCGCCGTGCGGACGCAGGGGACGCCCTTCCCGGCTCCGGGTAGCTGCGAGTGAGGCCTGAGACCCGGGTGCCCCCACTTCATCTCCCAGGCTGCCCCGCCCCCGGCTTCCCCTTCGACCCGGCCACGCCCCCGCCCAGAGCGGGGCCTTGTGACAGTTGTGGTCCCTGCGCCGCCGCGGGCCCACCTCCTGCTGGGGGGCAGGGCCGGCGGCGGGGGTAGCCCTTGAGCTGGGGGAGGCCGCTCCGCCTCCCCCACGGCGGCCAGTGGGACAGGACCACGCGAGCCTCCAAAACAAGAGGCGCTGCGGGAGGGGCTCCGCCCCCCTCGGCCGGCCGCCGCGCCAACCCCTCCTCGGTGGTGCCTCCTGGAATCCCGGCCGGGGGTCAGGCCTGGGTGGCCGGTCCCCGACGCCGCACAGCCCGAGGACTCCTGGACGTGCCCGCGGGGCCTTCCACTGCGAGCCGGGGCGCGTTCTGCGTCTCCTGCGGCGGCCGCGGCCTCAGGCGCCCAAGGGGCCCCGCTAAGCACCGGCCACTCGGGGAGGCGGCCCCGGCTCCTCTTCGACTTCACAGCCGCAGGCCTGGACGCGGTCCCCTTCTCGGTCTGCTCCCACTCCCTGCGGAGCGGACCGCGCGCGGAAGAAGGGGATGAGCCCTGGAGTTGATCATAACCTGTGGGGTGGGGACGAGTGCTCTGAGGAACTGGGAGGGCTGTGGCCTGGCTCCGCCCCCGCCTCCGAAACATCCATTTCTCACAGGGCTTCAGAAGGACTGAGGTCCCTTAACCTCCATGAGCCTCTGTCTATTCGTCGTGAATAATCCCCGACCCAAACCCTGTTTTAGGATTGCATTAGACTGTATGTAAAGGGCTTAGGATGGCGCCAGCACAAAGGAAGTTCAACGACAGCTGCTATTCGTTTTATTAATAGCCTTGATTTCTAGAAAACTAGCAATACACCGGCTTACACGTATGCGGTGTGTATTAGACTCCCAGTGCTTCTGTAACAAACGACCACACATTTAGTAGTGTAAACAAGACATTATCTTAGAGTTCTGAAAATCAAAAGTCCGAATTAGAGAAGCAGGGCTGCATCTCCTAAAGGCTTTAGGGGACAataagtttcctttcctttcccagtttCTAGAAGCTACCTGCGTTCCTTACAGCTCATAACTGTACACCACACTGTCACATCTTCATTCCCTCGGCTTTCActgtcactttctttctcttgctgacCCTGACTCTACTGCCTCCCTCTCATAAAGACCACTGTGATTACacagggcccacccagataatccaggataatctacccacctcaaaaaaaaaaatttttttttaaatttttcaggaGACAGAGCTTGTTTATTGGGGAGGTAGGTGGGCACCAGACCCCAAAattcttaatcacatctgcaaagtcctttttgccatATAGGGTAACAAACTCACAGGTTTTAGGGATTAGGTTGTACACATGTTTGGGGAACATTGATCAGCCAACACATAGTGTGTTATACCTTTCTGAGCACTTTCATTATTTGAGGGGCCTGTGCAAAATGAACATTCAGAGTCCTGGTTTAAAAGATGGTAAGAATTTGAACCAGGGACAACAGAGCATTCAGCCAGGTGCAGGGCCCTTCTGAGCCATGTCAGTCCTCTTCCTCTTCAgcaacttggaatttttttttccttttttttatttatttatttttttaataaacatatatttttatccccaggggtacaggtctgtgaatcgccaggtttacacacttcacagcactcaccatagcacataccctccccaaatccataaccccatcccccctctcccaacccccctccccccatcaaccctcagtttgttttgtgagattaagagtcacttatggtttgtctccctcccaatcccatcttgttacatttattcttctcctaccccctccacccccccatgttgcatctcctctccctcatatcagggagatcatatgatagttgtctttctccgattgacttatttccctaagcatgataccctctagttcaatccacgtcgtcacaaatggcaagatttcatatcttttgatggctgcataatattccattgtgtatatataccacatcttctttatccattcatctgtggatggacatctaggttctttccatagtttggctattgtagacattgctgctataaacattcgggggcacatgccccttcggatcactccgtttgtatctttagggtaaatacccagcagtgcaattgctgggtcatagggtagttctattttcaacattttgaggaacctccatgctgttttccagagtggttgcaccagcttgcattcccaccaacagtgtaggagggttcccctttcccctcatcctcgccagcatctgtcctttcctgacttgttaattttagccattctgactggtgtgaggtgatatctcatggtggttttgatttgtatttcccagataccaagtgatatggagcactttttcatgtgtctgttggccatctggatgtcttctttgcagaaatgtctgttcatgtcctctgcccatttcttgattggattacttgttctatgggtgttgagtttgctaagttctttatagattttggacactagccctttatctgatatatcatttgcaaatatcttctcccattatgtcagttgtcttttggttttgttaactgtttcctttgctgtgcaaaagcttttgatcttgataaaatcccaatagttcatttttgcccttgcttcccttgcctttggtgatgttcctaggaagatgttgctgtggctgacgttgaagaggttgctgcctgtgttctcctcgaggattttgatggattcctttctcacattgagatccttcatccattttgagtctattttcgtgtgtggtgtaaggaaatgatccaatttcatttttctgcatgtggctgtccaattttcccaacaccatttattgaagaggctgtcttttttccattggacattctttcctgctttgtcgaagatgagttggccatagagttcagggtctatttctgggctctctattctgttccattgatctatgtgtctgtttttgtgccagtaccatgctgtcttgatgatgacagctttgtaatagagcttgaagtccggaattgtattgccacccactttggctttctttttcaatattcctttggctattcgaggtcttttctggttccatatgaattttaggattatttgttccatttcttggaaaaaaatggatggtacttttataggaattgcattaaatgtgtagattgctttaggtagcatagacattttcacaatatttattcttccaatccaggagcatggaacatttttccatttctttgtgtcttcctcaatttctttcatgagtactttatagttttctgtgtatagattcttagtctctttggttaggtttattcctaggtatcttatagttttgggtgcaattgtaaatgggatggactccttaatttctctttcttctgtcttgttgttggtgtagagaaatgcaactgatttctgtgcattgattttatatcctgacactttactgaattcctgtacaagttctagcagttttggagtggagtcttttgggttttccacatatagtatcatatcatctgtgaagagtgatagtttgacttcttctttgccgatttggatgtctttaatttccttttgttgtctgattgctgaggctaggatttctagtactatgttgaatagcagtggtgataacggacatccctgccgtgtgcctgaccttagcggaaaagctttcagtttttctccatcgagaatgatatttgcggtgggtttttcatagatggctttgataaaattgaggtatgtgccgtctatccctacactttgaagagttttgatcaggaagggatgctgtactttgtcaaatgctttttcagcatctatggagagtatcatatgattcttgttctttcttttattaatgtgttgtatcacattgactgatttgcggatgttgagccaaccttgcagccctggaataaatcccacttggtcgtgtcgaataatccttttaatgtact
Coding sequences within:
- the LOC125085049 gene encoding nascent polypeptide-associated complex subunit alpha, muscle-specific form-like, which encodes MVALKASAVLSREHQPLQTASPSPSSHGDTCPPSGSAASQQGRPSTAAPTAAGKQRTGYPGERLWLPTPSTSSALCPAGVTRRPPGRPTLPTSTATHPQCPRACPSGHPDPADPLSRRELGRPENEGRQSRGEAGGSPAQELQDAGSGVPPRPRHSCGMRGTPADGVPTPARSPAHAPPPHEPEREAETPPGTVTAALILPPPPRASPPGSHRGHLAGAPGRGASGHGPRPRGSQSSCGSSPALPAPPPRPGRRQHRVRPSGPAPPALASPGPRRGAGGSSG